The Terriglobales bacterium genome has a segment encoding these proteins:
- a CDS encoding DUF4129 domain-containing protein codes for MARLRILAAVALCCGCLGLATPVHGQAMADRIDLPTFQERVRELRGAIEQLPADAASVDRLNETIPPAVVVAAPTGEEYRFSFAAVKEALARLEEDDPQRTQELARLSGELARLEQRLAAYQAAEDTATPRTRLGSILNRREFANVRGQSWTEHLREEVVRWLLKMVQRLLPHIGSMPDLGRALVILAMVLALAVLAYWSYRLISRIPAEGGFSLDGGEAAPSSKHWRTWLAEANTAAAAGQWREATRLAYWAAISRLESAGAWRPDRARTPREYLQLLGAERPEQGALREITRRFELAWYAQLPVTREEFAAALENTEQLGCR; via the coding sequence ATGGCTCGCCTGCGCATCCTGGCGGCGGTGGCGCTATGTTGCGGCTGCCTGGGCCTGGCTACGCCGGTCCATGGCCAGGCGATGGCAGACCGCATAGACCTGCCTACGTTCCAGGAACGTGTGCGCGAGCTGCGCGGCGCGATCGAGCAGCTGCCTGCCGACGCGGCCTCCGTCGACCGACTGAATGAGACGATCCCGCCGGCCGTGGTCGTCGCGGCGCCGACCGGCGAGGAGTACCGATTCTCATTCGCCGCGGTCAAGGAAGCGCTGGCCCGTCTGGAAGAGGATGACCCGCAGCGCACCCAGGAACTGGCGCGGCTGAGCGGCGAACTCGCTCGCCTCGAGCAGCGATTGGCGGCCTACCAAGCAGCCGAGGACACCGCTACGCCCAGGACTCGGCTGGGATCGATCCTCAACCGGCGCGAGTTCGCCAACGTCCGAGGCCAGTCGTGGACGGAGCACCTGCGGGAGGAAGTGGTCCGCTGGCTCCTGAAGATGGTGCAGCGGCTCCTGCCGCACATCGGTTCCATGCCGGACCTGGGGCGCGCGCTGGTCATCCTCGCGATGGTGCTGGCGCTGGCCGTGCTGGCGTACTGGAGCTATCGGCTGATCTCGCGGATCCCGGCAGAGGGAGGATTCTCGCTGGACGGCGGAGAAGCGGCGCCTTCGAGCAAGCACTGGCGAACGTGGCTGGCGGAGGCGAATACGGCGGCGGCCGCGGGACAATGGCGCGAGGCGACCCGGCTGGCGTACTGGGCGGCGATCTCGCGGCTGGAGAGCGCGGGGGCGTGGCGGCCTGACCGGGCTCGGACGCCGCGCGAGTATCTGCAACTGCTCGGGGCGGAGCGCCCGGAACAGGGAGCGCTGCGCGAGATCACGCGGCGCTTCGAGCTGGCGTGGTACGCGCAGCTGCCGGTCACGCGCGAGGAGTTCGCCGCGGCGCTGGAGAACACGGAGCAGCTCGGATGCCGATGA
- a CDS encoding DUF2277 domain-containing protein produces the protein MCRNIKTLFNFEPPVTEDEVRAAALQFVRKITGFNKPSKANEAAFESAIDEIAAISSRLLRSLETSAPPKNREEEAAKARARAQERFGT, from the coding sequence ATGTGCAGAAACATCAAGACCCTGTTCAACTTCGAGCCTCCTGTGACGGAAGACGAGGTCCGCGCGGCTGCGCTGCAATTCGTCAGGAAGATCACCGGATTCAACAAGCCGTCCAAGGCCAACGAAGCCGCGTTTGAGTCCGCCATCGATGAGATCGCCGCCATCTCCAGCCGGCTGCTGCGTTCGCTCGAAACTTCAGCGCCACCCAAGAACCGCGAGGAGGAGGCCGCGAAGGCCCGGGCGCGCGCCCAGGAGCGCTTTGGCACGTAG
- the kdsB gene encoding 3-deoxy-manno-octulosonate cytidylyltransferase, translating to MHKTMKAVAIIPARLGSTRLARKALRELAGKPMVGHVYEAARRCSELADVIVATDSDEILAVCRQHGWNARMTSPDCRSGTDRVREVAQQVAADVYVNVQGDEPLARPEHIQAMLDLMREPHVEVATVSTPCPAHDVANPNAVKVVADLSGRALYFSRATIPLDRDQKGGIRYAKHLGFYAYRKPALDRFCALPESALERAERLEQLRFLENGIAIHVAQVPFDTVGVDTEEDLQRVESVLRR from the coding sequence TTGCATAAGACGATGAAAGCTGTCGCCATCATCCCGGCGCGCCTCGGGTCGACGCGCCTCGCACGCAAGGCGCTGCGCGAGCTTGCCGGAAAGCCCATGGTCGGCCACGTGTACGAGGCCGCGCGGCGCTGCTCCGAGCTGGCTGACGTCATCGTCGCGACCGATTCCGACGAGATCCTCGCCGTCTGCCGCCAGCATGGCTGGAACGCCCGCATGACCTCGCCCGACTGCCGCAGCGGCACCGATCGCGTGCGCGAGGTCGCGCAGCAAGTCGCCGCCGACGTCTACGTCAACGTCCAGGGCGACGAGCCGCTCGCCCGCCCCGAGCACATCCAGGCCATGCTCGACCTCATGCGCGAGCCGCACGTCGAGGTCGCCACCGTCAGCACTCCCTGCCCCGCCCACGACGTCGCCAATCCCAACGCCGTCAAGGTCGTCGCCGACCTCTCCGGCCGCGCGCTCTATTTCTCCCGCGCCACCATCCCCTTGGACCGCGACCAGAAGGGCGGCATCCGCTACGCCAAGCACCTCGGCTTCTACGCCTATCGCAAGCCCGCGCTGGACCGCTTCTGCGCGCTTCCGGAATCCGCTCTCGAACGCGCCGAGCGGCTCGAGCAGCTCCGCTTCCTCGAGAATGGCATCGCCATCCACGTCGCCCAGGTCCCCTTCGACACAGTCGGCGTCGATACCGAAGAGGACCTCCAGCGCGTCGAGTCCGTGCTGCGTCGTTGA
- a CDS encoding M48 family metallopeptidase has product MALPVQQAPPPDTPEAREYNRVQRWLSVGDVALGFLFLVALLAFHWTNRLRDWAVQVTGDHYALALLVYVLFLTLLTKLIGLPLDYYGFRLEHRYNLSNEKTGAWAWDQVKEWLVGLVLGVIVLEMIYFTIRQAPDLWWLAAWAVAIVLFVVFAQLAPVILLPLFYKFVPLENEALKTRLVRLSERAGTRVRGVYEWKLSEKSKKANAALTGLGATRRIILADTLLGNYNDDEIEAVLAHELGHHVHKHIFKSIVMQAGISLLGFWAANQALQYVIEGRHWFELQGLADFAGIPLLLLVSSVLSLVLLPVMNAYSRYNERQADRYCWANIASVGPFVTAMNKLAGQNLAERNPSRIVEILFHSHPPVARRISAAEAWAAKRA; this is encoded by the coding sequence ATGGCTCTCCCTGTGCAACAGGCCCCGCCACCTGACACGCCGGAGGCCCGGGAGTACAACCGCGTCCAGCGCTGGCTGAGCGTGGGCGACGTCGCGCTCGGGTTCCTGTTCCTGGTGGCGCTGCTGGCCTTCCACTGGACCAACCGCCTGCGCGACTGGGCGGTGCAGGTCACCGGCGACCACTACGCGCTGGCGCTGCTGGTGTACGTGCTGTTCCTCACGCTGCTGACCAAGCTGATCGGGCTGCCGCTGGACTACTACGGTTTTCGCCTGGAGCACCGCTACAACCTCTCGAACGAAAAGACAGGCGCGTGGGCGTGGGACCAGGTGAAGGAGTGGCTGGTCGGCCTGGTGCTGGGCGTGATCGTGCTGGAGATGATCTACTTCACGATCCGGCAGGCGCCCGACCTGTGGTGGCTGGCCGCGTGGGCGGTGGCGATCGTGCTGTTCGTGGTGTTCGCGCAGCTCGCGCCCGTCATCCTGCTGCCGCTGTTCTACAAGTTCGTGCCGCTGGAGAACGAGGCGCTGAAGACGCGGCTGGTGCGGCTGAGCGAACGGGCCGGGACGCGCGTGCGGGGCGTCTACGAGTGGAAGCTCTCGGAGAAGAGCAAGAAGGCGAACGCCGCGCTGACCGGGCTGGGCGCGACGCGGCGCATCATCCTGGCGGACACGCTGTTGGGCAACTACAACGACGACGAGATCGAGGCGGTGCTGGCGCACGAACTGGGCCACCACGTCCACAAGCACATCTTCAAGAGCATCGTGATGCAGGCGGGGATCTCGCTGCTGGGTTTCTGGGCGGCGAACCAGGCGCTGCAGTACGTGATCGAAGGGCGCCACTGGTTCGAACTGCAGGGCCTGGCAGATTTCGCGGGCATCCCGCTGTTGCTGCTGGTGTCGAGCGTGCTTTCGCTCGTGCTGCTGCCGGTGATGAACGCGTACTCGCGGTACAACGAGCGCCAGGCGGACCGCTATTGCTGGGCGAACATCGCCAGCGTGGGGCCGTTCGTGACGGCGATGAACAAGCTGGCAGGGCAGAACCTGGCGGAGCGGAATCCGTCGCGCATCGTGGAGATCCTGTTCCACTCGCACCCGCCGGTGGCGCGGCGCATCAGCGCCGCGGAGGCGTGGGCGGCGAAGCGCGCCTGA
- a CDS encoding phosphoglucomutase/phosphomannomutase family protein, which yields MTVPIKFGTDGWRGQIADDFTFDNVRRVAAAMAAYVHRNEDPKQGLIVGYDTRFASKRAAELAAETIAATGIAVRLARDATPTPAISYAVKHTKAAGGVVITSSHNPWSWNGVKYKAGYGGSATPAIMAKIAALLPEQPPAQGLPSKKGGSVTVTDFKQPYVEAITKFADLGLIQRAGYKIAIDCMYGAGRGVLAGIFREHGIAHEEIRGELNPLFPGINPEPIEPHVRALQEKVVAGGFHAGFATDGDADRIGAVAEDGSFVDAHKCFAVLLKWLLDHKKWPGAVTRAFNTTGMLDRIAKKYGRELIEHGIGFKYVCDVVLSGKEVLVGGEESGGIGIPRHLPERDGVLNSLLLANAMASYGRTLGELVADLQKEFGPHYYGRRDLHLAEDVKQAAIRRAKDGIGAVGRYRVTRTEDMDGYKLFLDAPVRDGGAEAWVLLRASGTEPLLRVYSEASSPELVHEILAEAEALVTEQAARVA from the coding sequence ATGACAGTACCAATCAAGTTCGGGACCGACGGGTGGCGCGGGCAGATCGCCGACGACTTCACGTTCGACAACGTGCGGCGGGTGGCGGCGGCGATGGCGGCGTACGTCCACCGGAATGAAGATCCCAAGCAGGGGCTGATCGTCGGCTACGACACGCGGTTCGCGTCGAAGCGCGCGGCGGAACTGGCGGCGGAGACGATCGCGGCGACGGGGATCGCGGTGCGCCTGGCACGCGACGCGACGCCGACGCCGGCGATCTCGTACGCGGTGAAGCATACCAAGGCCGCGGGCGGCGTGGTCATCACGTCGAGCCACAATCCGTGGTCGTGGAACGGCGTGAAGTACAAGGCGGGCTATGGCGGGTCGGCGACGCCGGCCATCATGGCGAAGATCGCCGCGCTCCTGCCGGAGCAGCCTCCGGCCCAGGGTCTACCTTCGAAGAAAGGCGGCTCAGTCACCGTCACGGACTTCAAGCAGCCGTATGTCGAGGCGATCACGAAGTTCGCGGATCTCGGGCTGATCCAGCGCGCGGGCTACAAGATCGCGATCGACTGCATGTACGGAGCGGGGCGCGGCGTGCTGGCGGGGATCTTCCGCGAGCACGGCATCGCGCACGAAGAGATACGCGGGGAATTGAACCCGCTGTTCCCGGGGATCAATCCGGAGCCGATCGAGCCGCACGTGCGCGCGCTGCAGGAGAAGGTGGTTGCGGGCGGCTTCCACGCGGGGTTCGCGACCGACGGCGACGCCGACCGCATCGGGGCGGTGGCGGAGGACGGCAGCTTCGTGGACGCGCACAAGTGCTTCGCCGTCCTGCTGAAGTGGCTGCTCGATCACAAGAAGTGGCCAGGGGCGGTGACGCGCGCGTTCAACACCACCGGCATGCTGGACCGGATCGCGAAGAAGTACGGGCGCGAGTTGATCGAGCACGGCATCGGGTTCAAGTACGTGTGCGACGTGGTGCTGAGCGGCAAAGAGGTGCTGGTGGGCGGCGAGGAGTCGGGCGGCATCGGGATCCCGCGGCACCTGCCGGAGCGCGACGGGGTGCTGAACTCGCTGCTGCTGGCGAACGCGATGGCGTCGTACGGGCGGACGCTGGGGGAGCTGGTCGCGGACCTGCAGAAGGAATTTGGGCCGCACTACTACGGGCGGCGCGACCTGCATCTCGCGGAGGACGTGAAGCAAGCGGCGATCCGGCGCGCGAAGGACGGGATCGGCGCGGTGGGACGCTACCGCGTGACGCGCACGGAAGACATGGACGGCTACAAGCTGTTCCTGGACGCGCCGGTGCGCGACGGCGGCGCGGAAGCGTGGGTGCTGCTGCGGGCGTCGGGCACGGAGCCGCTGCTGCGCGTGTATTCGGAGGCGTCGTCGCCGGAGCTGGTGCACGAGATCCTGGCTGAGGCGGAAGCGCTGGTGACGGAGCAGGCGGCGCGGGTGGCGTGA
- a CDS encoding mannose-1-phosphate guanylyltransferase, which produces MKASFHPVILAGGRGTRFWPRSRKKLAKQVLALDGERTMIQQTVARLEPLASKDRFWVITNGDLSEVIAKQLGGLRREQIIAEPAQRNTAPAIGLAAFILEKLEPRAVLGMFPADHVIEDEKRFRKTVEKAAELAAAGDNIVVMGIKPTRPETGYGYIEAGEKHKGVLRVRRFTEKPALEKAEEFLAAGNYFWNSGMFVWGARTLANALREHLSESAPYLEEIARAWGTKRFEGAFRKLYPKCENISVDYAVLEPRSAKGEHSSHLYCIPAEFGWNDLGSWAALYEHHARNGKGGNVIEAKSGLALDANGNYIYAPTKFVAAVGVNDVVVVETEDALLVTTRERSQDVGKLVKELEQKKLDRLL; this is translated from the coding sequence ATGAAGGCGAGCTTCCATCCCGTCATCCTGGCCGGAGGGCGCGGCACGCGGTTCTGGCCGCGCTCGCGCAAGAAGCTCGCCAAGCAGGTGCTGGCGCTGGACGGCGAGCGGACGATGATCCAGCAGACGGTGGCGCGGCTGGAGCCGCTCGCGTCGAAGGACCGCTTCTGGGTGATCACGAACGGCGACTTGAGCGAGGTGATCGCGAAGCAGCTCGGCGGTCTGCGGCGCGAGCAGATCATCGCGGAGCCGGCGCAGCGCAACACGGCGCCGGCGATCGGGCTGGCGGCGTTCATCCTGGAGAAGCTAGAGCCGCGCGCGGTGCTCGGGATGTTTCCGGCGGACCACGTGATCGAGGACGAGAAGCGCTTCCGCAAGACGGTGGAGAAGGCGGCGGAGTTGGCGGCGGCCGGCGACAACATCGTGGTGATGGGGATCAAGCCGACGCGTCCGGAGACGGGCTACGGGTACATCGAAGCCGGGGAGAAGCACAAAGGCGTGCTGCGCGTGCGGCGCTTCACGGAGAAGCCGGCGCTGGAGAAGGCAGAAGAGTTCCTGGCGGCGGGGAATTACTTCTGGAACTCGGGGATGTTCGTGTGGGGCGCGCGGACGCTGGCGAACGCGCTGCGCGAGCACCTGTCGGAATCGGCGCCCTACCTGGAGGAGATCGCGCGGGCGTGGGGGACGAAGAGGTTCGAGGGCGCGTTCCGGAAGCTGTATCCGAAGTGCGAGAACATCAGCGTGGACTACGCGGTGCTGGAGCCGCGGTCGGCGAAGGGCGAGCACTCGTCGCACCTGTACTGCATCCCGGCGGAGTTCGGGTGGAACGACCTGGGGTCGTGGGCGGCGCTGTACGAGCACCACGCGCGCAACGGCAAGGGCGGGAACGTGATCGAGGCGAAGAGCGGGCTGGCGCTGGACGCCAACGGCAACTACATCTACGCGCCGACGAAGTTCGTGGCGGCGGTGGGCGTGAACGACGTCGTGGTGGTGGAGACCGAGGACGCGCTGCTGGTGACGACGCGGGAGCGGTCGCAGGACGTCGGGAAACTGGTGAAGGAGTTGGAGCAGAAGAAGCTGGACAGGCTGCTGTGA
- a CDS encoding type I phosphomannose isomerase catalytic subunit produces MAELYPLLLLPEFHERPWGARDLSPIYDKKAEGQPIGEAWLTGDACKVANGPLRGRTLGELAKEFGGALTGEAAPDAKRFPLLIKFLFPREKLSVQVHPDDEGAKRIGQACGKTECWYVLAAEPGAQVGLGLKPGTTKQELRRAIAETRAESLLNWIDLAAGDMIYVDAGTVHAIGPGSILVETQQNSDTTYRLYDYGRPRPLHVEEGLAATKEKTHAGKVRRRGETALLISSPCFRIERRKLDRGDSWTPAGGRGESPTIVVALNGGARLEAPGHEPITFARGQAVVVPASVREFSVHPQWQAEFLTMALPAGRAEHPETHVEDVRAVTRG; encoded by the coding sequence ATGGCAGAACTCTATCCATTGCTATTGCTGCCGGAGTTCCACGAGCGCCCGTGGGGCGCGCGGGATCTGTCGCCCATCTATGACAAGAAGGCCGAAGGGCAGCCGATCGGTGAGGCGTGGTTGACGGGCGACGCCTGCAAGGTGGCGAACGGCCCGCTGCGCGGCCGGACGCTGGGCGAGCTGGCGAAGGAGTTTGGCGGGGCGCTGACGGGCGAGGCAGCGCCGGATGCGAAGCGCTTCCCGCTGCTGATCAAGTTCCTGTTTCCGCGTGAGAAGCTTTCGGTGCAGGTGCATCCGGACGACGAAGGCGCGAAGCGCATCGGGCAGGCGTGCGGCAAGACGGAGTGCTGGTACGTGCTCGCCGCCGAGCCAGGCGCGCAGGTCGGACTGGGACTGAAGCCGGGCACGACCAAGCAAGAACTGCGGCGCGCCATCGCGGAGACGCGCGCCGAGAGCCTGCTGAACTGGATCGACCTGGCGGCCGGCGACATGATCTACGTGGATGCGGGGACGGTGCACGCCATCGGGCCGGGGTCGATCCTGGTGGAGACGCAGCAGAACTCCGACACGACCTACCGGCTGTACGACTACGGTCGTCCACGGCCGCTGCACGTCGAGGAAGGCCTGGCGGCGACGAAAGAGAAGACGCATGCGGGCAAGGTGCGGCGTCGAGGAGAGACGGCCCTGCTGATCAGCTCGCCGTGTTTCCGCATCGAGCGCCGGAAGCTTGACCGGGGCGATAGCTGGACGCCGGCGGGTGGGCGAGGCGAGTCGCCGACGATCGTCGTCGCGCTGAACGGCGGCGCGCGGCTGGAAGCGCCCGGGCATGAGCCGATCACGTTCGCGCGCGGCCAGGCGGTGGTGGTGCCGGCGAGCGTGCGCGAGTTCAGCGTGCATCCGCAATGGCAGGCCGAGTTCCTGACGATGGCGCTGCCGGCGGGGAGGGCCGAACATCCGGAGACCCATGTAGAAGACGTGCGGGCGGTGACGCGCGGATGA
- a CDS encoding pyridoxal phosphate-dependent aminotransferase, whose translation MTAVATQTEKKQLTDRINRIEISATLAVVNEAEKLRAGGADLVDFGAGEPHFPTPLHIKQAAIEAIQANYTRYTAVAGSAELRDAIVKRHSLDFGSHYQREECIASVGGKHALFNAIQVLVDHGDEVIVPVPYWVSFKDIIQYAGGKPVYVECDEAQGFRLTAAMIAKAVTPRTKAIILNSPSNPSGAVMSAADQDEIAKMAHEHGIYLVSDECYVYLNYAGKATSVAERTDYRDRIVVIGSLSKTYAMTGWRLGYALAPEPIVKAMQKLQSQSTSNPTSIVQKAALAALTMHQDCIDDMRAEYIELRDRVVAGLNAIPGVKCVKPQGAFYVYPNIGAHVGKGGTKSASDIAARLLREAGVVTVPGEGFGTREHIRISYATKASEIDRGLERMKKFFAAL comes from the coding sequence ATGACAGCAGTGGCGACGCAGACGGAAAAGAAGCAGCTGACCGACCGCATCAACCGGATCGAGATCTCGGCGACGCTGGCGGTGGTGAACGAAGCGGAGAAACTGCGCGCGGGCGGCGCCGACCTGGTGGACTTCGGGGCGGGCGAGCCGCATTTCCCGACGCCGCTGCACATCAAGCAGGCGGCGATCGAGGCCATCCAGGCGAACTACACGCGCTACACCGCGGTGGCGGGGTCGGCGGAGCTGCGCGACGCGATCGTGAAGCGGCACTCGCTCGACTTCGGCTCGCACTACCAGCGCGAGGAGTGCATCGCGTCGGTGGGCGGGAAGCACGCGCTCTTCAACGCCATCCAGGTGCTGGTGGACCACGGCGACGAGGTCATCGTGCCGGTGCCGTACTGGGTCTCGTTCAAGGACATCATCCAGTACGCGGGCGGCAAGCCGGTCTACGTGGAGTGCGACGAGGCGCAGGGCTTCCGGCTGACGGCCGCGATGATCGCGAAGGCCGTCACGCCGCGGACGAAGGCCATCATCCTGAACTCACCCTCGAACCCGTCGGGCGCGGTGATGAGCGCGGCCGACCAGGACGAGATCGCGAAGATGGCGCACGAGCACGGCATCTACCTGGTGTCGGACGAGTGCTACGTCTACCTGAACTACGCGGGGAAGGCGACGTCGGTGGCCGAGCGCACGGACTACCGGGACCGGATCGTGGTGATCGGGTCGCTGTCGAAGACGTACGCGATGACGGGCTGGCGGCTGGGCTACGCGCTGGCGCCGGAGCCGATCGTGAAGGCGATGCAGAAGCTGCAGAGCCAGTCGACCTCGAACCCGACCTCGATCGTGCAGAAGGCGGCGCTGGCGGCCCTGACCATGCACCAGGACTGCATCGACGACATGCGCGCGGAGTACATCGAGCTGCGCGACCGCGTGGTCGCGGGGCTGAACGCCATCCCGGGAGTGAAGTGCGTGAAGCCGCAGGGGGCGTTCTACGTCTACCCGAACATCGGGGCGCACGTCGGGAAGGGCGGGACGAAGTCGGCGTCGGACATCGCGGCGCGTCTGCTGCGCGAGGCCGGGGTGGTCACGGTGCCGGGCGAGGGCTTCGGGACCAGGGAGCACATCCGCATCTCGTACGCGACCAAGGCGAGCGAGATCGACCGCGGCCTGGAGCGGATGAAGAAGTTCTTCGCGGCGCTGTAG
- the coaD gene encoding pantetheine-phosphate adenylyltransferase, with amino-acid sequence MKKVIAIYPGTFDPLTNGHLDLIERGSKIFDELIVAILKNPEKDPLFTVNERKEVLLRMTKRYANVRIDTFDGLLVDYAAEKGAGAVLRGIRAISDYEYELQMALMNRKLNPKIETVFMMPAEAYSYLSSRLVKEIYQLGGSIRGLVPELVEQRLKRKIKPVRRR; translated from the coding sequence TTGAAGAAAGTCATCGCCATCTATCCGGGCACGTTCGACCCGCTGACGAACGGGCACCTGGACCTGATCGAGCGCGGGAGCAAGATCTTCGACGAGCTGATCGTCGCCATCCTCAAGAACCCCGAAAAGGATCCACTGTTCACCGTCAACGAGCGCAAGGAAGTGCTGTTGCGCATGACGAAGCGCTATGCGAACGTGCGCATCGACACGTTCGACGGGCTGCTGGTGGACTACGCGGCGGAAAAGGGCGCGGGGGCGGTGCTGCGCGGCATCCGCGCCATCAGCGACTACGAGTACGAGCTGCAGATGGCGTTGATGAACCGCAAGCTGAATCCGAAGATCGAGACAGTATTCATGATGCCGGCCGAGGCCTACAGCTACCTGAGCTCGCGGCTGGTGAAGGAGATCTACCAGCTGGGCGGGTCGATCCGCGGGCTGGTGCCGGAGTTGGTGGAGCAGCGCCTGAAACGCAAGATCAAACCAGTGAGGCGGAGATGA
- the recA gene encoding recombinase RecA codes for MADERGKAIDLALSQIEKQFGKGSIMRLGSKEAIVPIAVISTGSISCDAALGVGGVPRGRVVEVFGPESSGKTTVSLQIIAEAQKAGGMAAFVDAEHALDPAYARKLGVDTDNLLVSQPDYGEQALEITEALVRSGAIDVLVVDSVAALVPKAELDGEMGDSHVGLQARLMSQALRKLTGTVSKSRTCLIFINQIREKIGVMFGNPETTTGGRALKFYSSVRLDIRRIAAIKDGDAVVGSRTRIKVVKNKVAAPFREAEFDVMYGEGISREGDVLDLGVLHEIVEKSGAWFSYKGERIGQGRENTKQFLKDNKDIMAKLEADVRKKLGIASPSAPAPAPAPEPAKHEAKSAVARR; via the coding sequence ATGGCAGATGAGCGCGGCAAAGCGATCGACCTGGCACTCTCGCAGATCGAGAAGCAGTTCGGCAAAGGGTCGATCATGCGGCTGGGAAGCAAAGAGGCCATCGTCCCGATCGCGGTGATCTCTACCGGGTCGATCTCGTGCGACGCGGCGCTGGGCGTGGGCGGGGTGCCGCGCGGGCGCGTGGTCGAGGTGTTCGGGCCGGAATCGAGCGGCAAGACGACGGTGTCGCTGCAGATCATCGCCGAGGCGCAGAAGGCCGGAGGCATGGCGGCGTTCGTGGACGCGGAGCACGCGCTCGATCCGGCGTATGCCAGGAAGCTGGGCGTGGACACCGACAACCTGCTGGTGTCGCAGCCGGATTACGGCGAGCAGGCGCTGGAGATCACCGAGGCGCTGGTGCGCTCGGGGGCGATCGACGTGCTGGTGGTGGACTCGGTGGCGGCGCTGGTGCCGAAGGCGGAACTGGACGGCGAGATGGGCGACAGCCACGTGGGACTTCAGGCCCGGCTGATGTCGCAGGCGCTGCGGAAACTGACGGGGACGGTGTCGAAGTCGCGGACGTGCCTGATCTTCATCAACCAGATCCGGGAGAAGATCGGCGTGATGTTCGGGAACCCGGAGACGACGACGGGCGGGCGCGCGCTGAAGTTCTACTCGTCGGTGCGGCTGGACATCCGGCGCATCGCGGCCATCAAGGATGGCGACGCGGTGGTGGGGTCGCGCACGCGCATCAAGGTGGTGAAGAACAAGGTGGCGGCGCCGTTCCGCGAGGCGGAGTTCGACGTGATGTACGGCGAGGGCATCTCGCGCGAGGGCGACGTGCTCGACCTCGGCGTGCTGCACGAGATCGTGGAGAAGTCGGGCGCGTGGTTCAGCTACAAGGGCGAGCGCATCGGGCAGGGCCGCGAGAACACCAAGCAGTTCCTGAAGGACAACAAGGACATCATGGCGAAGCTGGAGGCCGACGTGCGGAAGAAGCTGGGCATCGCGTCGCCGTCGGCGCCGGCGCCCGCCCCGGCGCCGGAGCCGGCCAAGCACGAGGCGAAGTCGGCGGTGGCAAGACGGTAA